GTGCACGCAGGATTGGTCCGTCGGCCATCACGCGCCCGTAGCGGCCAGGATGCCTTCCGCCACCAGCTCGGCGGCGAGTGCCGCCATGTCCTGGTCGAGCGTCACCTTGTCGACTTCGAATTCGTCCGACAAGAGATCGACGATCTGGTCGAAGCTGCGCACGCCATCGATCTTGTCGAGAAAGGCCTCGGTGGTGCCATTGCAGGTGTAGAGCTGGCCGCTGCGTGCCAGAAGCACGACCGCGCCGTCGCCGACATGCTGCACGGAAGCGTCGTCCGCCATCCGCAGGACCGTTTCAGAGGCGATTTCGACCATGCGCCTATCCAGACAATTGCCGGAGAAGGATTTACCGCCGCCTCCCGGCGCTGTCCATCGCCTGACGACGACTGCTGCGCGTCGGCCATCTTCAGGCGATGACCGACATATTGAGCCGCCCTCGCCGTGCCCACTGTCAAGTCGCCGGCACCCGTCAGGGTTGCCAACTTTCCTTCAGGTAAGCTAAGTTTCGCCGGGGGTTTTCGGGGGAGTGGACAGTATGCGTTACAACTGGGATCGAGCTCCGACGGCATTCGAGCGCCATCGGAAGGCATTGGCGGCCGCGATATTGATCGCCGGCGGTGTGGGGCTGATGCTTGCGGCCTTGCCGCTTTAAGCGGAATTCAACTTCCTGACAGGCAAACGCGCTCCCACCCGGGGCGCCGCCGGATATGTTTGCCGGCAACGTCGACCAAAATGCAGGAAGACATGGCCGGCAAAAGCGGCCTAAAGCGCATCGCGATCTTTCAGATCGCTTAGCGCGCTTTAGGTTTTGATTTTACGCATGTCTTTTGTCCCGAAACCGGTTCCCACTTTCGTGAGACATGCTTTAGGCTATTGCCGGACGACGAAATGTCCTGGGAGGAAAAGTCGATGGCGTCACGCTACCACGAGGTCTATGAGGGCTGGAAACGCGACCCCGTAGGGTTCTGGGCCGAGGCGGCCAAGGCGATCGACTGGTATTCGCCGGCAAAGAGCGTCTTCGATCCGACGGCCGGCGTCTATGGTCGCTGGTTCACCGGCGCCACCTGCAACACCTGCTTCAACGCCATCGACCGCCATGTGGCGGGCGGGCGTGCCGACCAGCTGGCGCTGATCCACGACAGCGCGATTACGGGCACGATCCGGAAATTCACCTATGCGGAACTGAAGCGCGAAGTGGTCGCGCTTGCGTCGGTGCTCAAGAACCGCGGCATCGGCAAGGGTGATCGCATCATCATCTACATGCCGATGGTCGCGGAGGCGGCCATTGCCATGCTCGCCTGTTCCCGCATCGGCGCCGTGCATTCAGTGGTGTTCGGCGGCTTCGCCTCGCATGAGCTCGCCACCCGCATCGACGACGCCAAGCCGAAGCTGATCATCTCCGCATCCTGCGGCCTGGAGCCCGGACGGGTCGTCGCCTACAAGCCGCTGCTCGACAAGGCGATCGAGATGTCGAAGCACAAGCCCGACGCCTGCCTGATCCTGCAACGCGAACAATTGCGCTGCGAGATGAAGGAAAATTATGACTTCGACTATGCCGACGCGGTTGCCCGCGAGCGGGCGGCCGGCGCCAATGTCGACTGTGTGCCCGTGCTCGCAACCGACCCGCTTTACATCATCTACACCTCCGGCACGACCGGCCAGCCGAAAGGCATCGTGCGCGACAATGGCGGCCACATGGTCGCCCTGAAATGGACCATGGACAACGAATTCGGCGTCAAACCGGGCGAAGTGTTCTGGGCGGCCTCCGACGTCGGCTGGGTGGTCGGCCATTCCTACATCGTCTACGGGCCGCTTCTGCACGGCTGCACCAGCGTGCTGTTCGAGGGCAAGCCGATCGGCACGCCGGACGCCGGCACCTATTGGCGGGTAATCTCGGAGCACGGCGTGGTGGCGCTCTTCACCGCGCCGACGGCCTTCCGCGCCATCAAGGGGCAGGATCCCCAAGGGGAGTTCGTGCCGAAATACGACCTGTCGAAGTTCCGCACCCTGTTCCTCGCCGGCGAGCGCGCCGACCCTGAGACCATCAAATGGGCGGAGCAGAAACTCGATCGACCGGTGATCGACCATTGGTGGCAGACCGAGACCGGCTCGCCGATGACCATCAACCCGGCCGGTTTGGGGCTTTTGCCGGTGAAATACGGCTCGCCCGGCGTGCCTATGCCTGGCTACGACATCCGCATTCTCGACGATGCCGGCCACGAGGTGCCGCGCGGCACGCTCGGCAATGTCGTGGTCAAGCTGCCGCTGCCGGCCGGATGCCTGCCGACGCTCTGGAATGCCGATGCCCGCTTCCGTCAGGCCTATCTCGATGAGTTCCCGGGCTTCTACAAGACGGCCGATGCCGGCATGGTCGACGACGACGGCTACCTCTATGTCATGGCGCGCACCGACGACATCATCAATGTCGCCGGCCACCGTCTCTCGACGGGAGCCATGGAGGAGGTGCTGGCCGCGCATCCCGATGTCGCCGAATGCGCTGTCATCGGCATCGCCGACGCGATGAAGGGCCAGGTGCCGCTCGGCTTCGTCGTGCTCAATGCCGGGGTGTCGCGCGACACCGGCGCGATCGAGAGCGAGGTGGTGGGGCTGGTGCGCGAGCGGATCGGTCCGGTCGCCGCCTTCAAGACGGTGGTGACGATCAAGCGGCTGCCGAAGACGCGCTCCGGCAAGATCCTGCGCGGCACCATGCAGAAGATCGCCGACAAGGAGGAATGGACGATGCCGGCGACCATCGACGATCCCGCCATCCTCGACGAGATCACCGTGGCGCTCAAGGGACGCGGCATCGGTATCTAGCGCCGTCGGTATTGGGGAGCGGATCGCAGCATCAGGCGCTTCCACGAATTCGTACCGCACCGCAATCGGCTGTTGTGCAATGCAGCAACAGTTCGTAAAGTCCGCCTGGGGGGCCATTCCCAAGGTAAGGCATGGCTCAGCACAAGACGACTTTCGGCGGCGTCGACATATTGCGTTTCCTGGCCGCCGTCATGGTGATGTTCTATCACTACGGCTTCTGGGTATGGGCGTTTCCCGGCGGCGTGTCGGCACGCTCGACCGGTGGCATCCCGCCCCATCCCGAGATGGCCTTTGTCGGCTCCGGCTGGGTCGGCGTTCAGGTGTTCTTCGTCATCAGCGGCTTCGTGATCGCCTTCAGCGCCGAGAACTCGACGCCGCTCAAGTTCTTCGAAGCGCGCGTCAGACGGTTGGCGCCGGCGGTCTGGGTCTGTGCGCCGATCTCGGCCATCGTGCTGCTCATGGTCGGCCTTTCCTGGCCGACGGACGCCGTGGTGCGGCTTGCCCGCACGGCGCTTTTCGTGCCTTTCGAGCCATGGGTGGACAGCGTCTACTGGACGCTCGGGATCGAGATCGCCTTCTACGCCATCGTCTGGATACTGCTGCGGCTTGGCCGCTTCGACCTCATGGAAGCCGTCGCCGTCGTCATCGGCCTCGTCAGCACGCTGTTCTGGTGCCTCTATTTCGCCTTCGGCTGGACCGACCTGGCGGAGACGCGCTGGCTGCAGCTCGCCCTGGTGCACCACGGCGCGTTCTTCGCCGTCGGCGTGCTCATCTGGCTGATGCGCTTCAAGGCGGTGACGGTGCCGCGGCTCTGCTTCTCAGCCTTGTTCCTGGCTGGCGGCGTGCTGCAGATCATCAGCTCGGTCGACGTGCACAGCATCAAGGTGGAAGCCACGATGCCTTACGCGCCGCCGATCATCGTCTTCCTCGCAGCGGTTGCGCTGATGGCATGGTCGCTGAGGCTCGATTTGTCCTGGCGCGGCTGGCGCCGGATCGGGCTGATGACCTATCCGCTCTATCTCATCCACGATGTCGTCGGCGCGGCGATGCTAGGCGTCCTGGTCCGAGTCGGCGTGCCCTACCTAGTCTCGATCCCGATCGTCGGCGCTGCCATGATCGCCGCAAGCTGGCTGGTGGCGGCCGAGGCCGAGCCGCGCATCCGCCTGCTGCTCGACCACACGCTCTTCCGCTATCGGCTGAAAGCCGCCTAATGCATGTCGCCCAAAGGTGCGCAGCGGTTTTGGGAAACGACATGCATCAAAACGAGAACTTAAAGCGCGTCGCCTGAGTCCGTCTCAACGCGACGCGCTTTAAGCAAAGCACGGTTGCGGTGTGGAATTGTTTGCATCCGACATGATATCGAGGCTTGGTCCACGCTCCGTGGCATGACCCTTAATTTGAGTACCGAGCCGCAATCCGTGAGCCTGTTCCAGCGATCTAGACGACCCCGACCCTTGCCGCGCGAGCGGCTGGTGATGGATATGCGCGACACGGTGGTCTACGCGATCGGCGACGTGCATGGCTGCCTCGACGAGCTACGCGCGCTGGAGCAGAAGATCCTGCTCGACGCACTGCAGTTCCGTGGCCGCAAGATCATCATCATGCTCGGCGACTACATCGACCGCGGACCGCAGTCGCGACGCGTGATCGAGCACCTCATGGCGCCGCCGCCGAAAGGCTTCCTGCGCGTATGCCTCGCTGGAAACCACGAGGTGGCGATGCTCAACTATCTCGACGGCTACCTGTCGCGGGACCCATGGCTCGCGGTCGGGGGGCGGGAGACCCTCTATTCCTACGGTATCGACCCGGCCCATCTCGCCAATCTCTACGCCTCAGGCGAAGAAGTCGACGAACGTATCCGCGAGACGATTCCCGCCAGTCATGTCGCCTTCCTGCGCACGCTGCCGGTGATGGTCTGCTCGGAGCAGTTCGTGTTCGTGCATGCCGGCATCCGGCCCGGGATCGCTCTCGAGGAGCAGGACGAGGCCGACCTGCTCAACATTCGATCCGACTTCCTCGCGGCGGCGCATCACCTCGACCGCTGGGTCGTGCACGGACATACGATCGTGGACGTTCCAACGCTCGAGGGTCGCCGGCTCGGCATCGACACCGGCGCTTTCCAGAGCGGCCGGCTGACCGCCCTCAGGATCGTCGGCAAATATGGACGGCTGCTGTCGTCCAGGGATTGAGAGTTGTTCCGACCGCTCTGAGTATTAACTCCGGAAGGAGAAACGCTCGACGCCGCCTTCATGACGCAAGCACAGTTCGCTCTCAGGTCGGCGCAAGCTCGGCATCTGCGGCGGCGCCAAAGGACAGCAGATCGCCTTCCCACTTGCTGCGCTTAAGGAACTGTTCCCAAGTCACGGCATCCGGATCGATTCTCCGACTCCAGGTCAGATCGCGCTCAGGGGCGTAGTAGCCATATTCGACGGCGTATTCGACCATACCCACCAACTCGCGCACGAGATGCTCATTGCCGGCGAAGCTCGGAAAATGGCGCAACAAGTCTTCACGCGAATAGGCAGAGGCATAGCGGGCGCGTTTTCCGGTGACCCGCACAAACGTGTCCACCATTTGCTGCGCCGAGATAAACTCGCCGATCACAGGCAGGACTTCGCCAGCGTATCGCGCCGGGTGGTCAAAGATCTCGCGCACCGCCGGGCCGGCCGCAGTGAGCGGATCACAGAACGGCATGGGGATATCCGGCGGCAGGTATATGGCAAACGTTATGCCGTCCTCCCCGCCGCGCGGCACGTAGTATTCCAGGAAGTTGGTGTAGTAAAACGCCAGATACACAAACGAGCTGCGGACGGGCAGGCCGCGAATGTAATCCTCTACCTTTGCCTTGTCCGTGAAATGCGGCGCCCACTTGGTGCCGCCGGTGATGGCTTCGACATTTTCGAGTCCGCTGAACACCACCTGCTCGACGCCGGCGGCCACCGCCGCGTCGGCCAACTCCTTGCCGAGGTCGAGTTCGGGTTCCGCCGGCGGCACCTTGACGATGGGCGGCGTCATCAAGAACGCCCCAGCCGAGCCTTTCATCGCTTCGGCGAGCTCGGCCTGCCTGCCGAGTTCAAGAGGCGCCACCACGACTTCGGCACCCTTCTTCGCCAGGGCCTGCGCGGGCTGGCTGTCGAGGCGTCGCGTCAGGGCACGTACCCTATAGCGCCCGCTGTCGAGCAAGGAATTGGCGACGCTACGGCCTTGCTTGCTCGAGGCGCCAACAACGGTGATCAGAGGTTTGGAAGTATCGGCTTGGCTCATGCTGGTTATCCTGGTTGAGAGGCGGAACCGCTTCGTCCCCGTCCTTCTTCCTCGGGCGCGCCGCGTGTCGGCCTTGATCGCGGAATCTCGGCTGGCGCGAGCTATATTGGAAATCATGAAAGTGTTCGGCTACTATCCATGCCGTGGATACCAAGCGCCTTGACCTCAATTTGTTGGTTACCTTGGAGACGCTGCTGGTCGAGCGGAACGTCACGAAGGCGGCTGCCCGGCTGCACCTGAGCCAGCCAGCGGTAAGCGCCCAGCTAAACCGCCTCCGGCGTGAGTTCGATGACCCGCTGCTGATTCCTGCCCAGCGAGGCATGACGCCGACGGTCAAAGCGATGGAGTTGCTCGATCCGTTGCGCCAAGCCCTTGATCAAGTTCGCGCAACGGTCGCTTCGCATAGGAACTTCGATCCGGCGAAGGCCAACCTGACCTTCGCAATCGCTTGCACGGACTATCTGCAAGCGGCCGTGGTCAAGCCGCTCGTTGTGGAACTCAGGACGCGGGCGCCCGGTGTTCGCGTCGCGATCCGCAATCTGGACGTGCCGCAGCTGGAGGCGCAGATGGCGCGCGGCGATGTGGATCTGGCGCTGATGACGCCGCAGGCGGCCCCGCCAAGCCTTCGCACCCGCCATTTGTTCGATGAGCGCTATGTGCTCATCGGCCGCCGGAAGCATCCGCGGCTGCGGGAAGGAATCACGGTCGCTGAATTTGCCATGCTGGAGCAAGTGATCGTATCTCTGGACGGGGGCAGCTTCGTGACACCGTTGGACAGCGCTCTGGCCGCTCTCGGACACAAGCGCAACGTGGTGCTTTCCGCGGCTTCGTTCCTGTTTGTCCCCGAGATCGTGTCGCACTCGGACTTCGTGGCACTGGTCCCGGAACGGCTGGTGCGCGATTCCGCGGACCAGCTTGAAGTGATGGACTGTCCGTTCCCCGTTGAAGGCTTTGCAGTGGGAATGGTGTGGCATGAGCGCAATCACGGACACAGCGGCCAGCGCTGGATCCGTGAAGCTGTCGTCTCCCTTGTCGCGCGACAATCCTCGTCCCAAGCGCGCGACAGTCACAGCTAGGGGGGTTCAGCGTTTCACGGAATCGCCGAACCGCTCTAACTATTTGTTTTTACGCATTCCGGACGGAAAATCGTTACACAGTTTTCCTGGAATTGCTCTAAATCAGGCGGCCTGCTTGGAGCGAGACTCCGACTTCTCCAGATAGTAGCTCGAATAGCGGTCGAAGAACTTTTCCGAAGCGCCGAGCGAGCCGTATTTCGCAAGCTTCTTCAGCTCGACCTTGTTGAGCACCGCGCCGACGATCTTGTCGGCGATATAAGGCTCCTGCTCCAGCATCGAGCGTATCATGGCGCGTGGCGTGCGGCCCCATTCGGTGACGAGCACGAAACCATCGACCAGCGGCGCGAAGGCCTTGGCGTCGACCACCGGACCGAGCGGCGGCAGGTCGACGATGATGTATTCGAACGTCTCCCTGGCGTTCTCGATGAAGCGCCGCATGCCGGCCGAGCCCAGCAGCTCGCTGGTGTGCGAGAACTGGCCGCGCAGCACCGCGGGGATGATCGCCAGCTTGGTCTGGCGGTCGACCTTGCCGACCGACTGCCAGGTCTGCCCGCTGACCACCGCTTCCATCAGCCCCTGCTCGGTCTCCATGCCGAGGCTGCGGCTGAGGCCGGGGTTGCGCAGGTCGCCGTCGATCAGCAACGTCTTGGCGCCATTGGCGGCGAGCAGGCCTGCAAGGTTTGCCGCGACCGTCGACTTGCCTTCGCCGGGCAGGACCGAGACGACGCCGATCACCCGGCTGTCCTTGTCTTCCATCACCACATCGAACGCGATCTTGGCGTTGCGGAGCGTCTCGGCGAACATCGAGGCCGGTGCGTCGAGGCTCACCCGCATGCGCGCCCTTTTCTCGGCCGCCGACAGGCTGGTGACCTTACCGTCGGCCGGCAGGTCGTCCGGCTTCGCCTCCTTGGCCCTGCCGCCGCCGATCGTCGGCAGATAGCCGAGGAACTTCAGACCGACGCGGTCTCGAACGTCCTCGCCGGTGCGGAAGAAGCGCTCGTTGAATTCGTTCAGGCCTCCGAAACCGGCGCCGAGCATGAGGCCAAGCACCAGCGAGAGCGCCAGCACCCTGATGGTGCGCGGGCTGGATGCGGCCAGGGGCATGTTCGCGTCCGAGATGATGCGCACCTTGCCGACAGGGAAGGATTGCTGCTGCGAGGCTTCCTGGTAGCGGCTGAGGAAGGTCTGGTAGAGTGTGGAGAGCGCCTGCGCCTGCTGGTCGAGTTCCCTCAGCCTCACCTGCGACTCGTTGTCGGCCGAGCTCTGGCCGGCAGCGGTGGTGATCTTCTGCCTAAGCTCGGCCTCGCGCGCTTGCGCGACTTGGA
The window above is part of the Mesorhizobium sp. WSM4904 genome. Proteins encoded here:
- a CDS encoding LysR family transcriptional regulator; protein product: MDTKRLDLNLLVTLETLLVERNVTKAAARLHLSQPAVSAQLNRLRREFDDPLLIPAQRGMTPTVKAMELLDPLRQALDQVRATVASHRNFDPAKANLTFAIACTDYLQAAVVKPLVVELRTRAPGVRVAIRNLDVPQLEAQMARGDVDLALMTPQAAPPSLRTRHLFDERYVLIGRRKHPRLREGITVAEFAMLEQVIVSLDGGSFVTPLDSALAALGHKRNVVLSAASFLFVPEIVSHSDFVALVPERLVRDSADQLEVMDCPFPVEGFAVGMVWHERNHGHSGQRWIREAVVSLVARQSSSQARDSHS
- a CDS encoding propionyl-CoA synthetase, whose protein sequence is MASRYHEVYEGWKRDPVGFWAEAAKAIDWYSPAKSVFDPTAGVYGRWFTGATCNTCFNAIDRHVAGGRADQLALIHDSAITGTIRKFTYAELKREVVALASVLKNRGIGKGDRIIIYMPMVAEAAIAMLACSRIGAVHSVVFGGFASHELATRIDDAKPKLIISASCGLEPGRVVAYKPLLDKAIEMSKHKPDACLILQREQLRCEMKENYDFDYADAVARERAAGANVDCVPVLATDPLYIIYTSGTTGQPKGIVRDNGGHMVALKWTMDNEFGVKPGEVFWAASDVGWVVGHSYIVYGPLLHGCTSVLFEGKPIGTPDAGTYWRVISEHGVVALFTAPTAFRAIKGQDPQGEFVPKYDLSKFRTLFLAGERADPETIKWAEQKLDRPVIDHWWQTETGSPMTINPAGLGLLPVKYGSPGVPMPGYDIRILDDAGHEVPRGTLGNVVVKLPLPAGCLPTLWNADARFRQAYLDEFPGFYKTADAGMVDDDGYLYVMARTDDIINVAGHRLSTGAMEEVLAAHPDVAECAVIGIADAMKGQVPLGFVVLNAGVSRDTGAIESEVVGLVRERIGPVAAFKTVVTIKRLPKTRSGKILRGTMQKIADKEEWTMPATIDDPAILDEITVALKGRGIGI
- a CDS encoding PqqD family protein translates to MVEIASETVLRMADDASVQHVGDGAVVLLARSGQLYTCNGTTEAFLDKIDGVRSFDQIVDLLSDEFEVDKVTLDQDMAALAAELVAEGILAATGA
- a CDS encoding polysaccharide biosynthesis tyrosine autokinase — translated: MNYANFPLDKRMPLPSTEAEKGEDFIDVERLLGMAARQAKVVAVCAVIGLFLGVIYLQTTPKQYTSVSSVLIDEGLNKVVDDISAANATQQTDATILSQIEILNSARLASVVVDKLKLDQNDEFMYPPQSALARGIGFLRGAVAYFRGGSGTDDIPGIQNVDEATRQAMITAARHDYAVLKLQTELMADRVGRSNVITLGYQSTNPALATAITKAYAEAYLADQLNASFDATERAAVWLQGRLTELRQSSQQAAMEVEKFRAEHGLSANSDGQLISGKQLSDLNAQLIIAQADTARASARYQQYKAIVESGSENAFNDSAIASDQPSSSVIIGLKTRYLAVSKRLQDVEANFGKDHPQAVALAREKADVSAQIFGQLKQITESYRNDFQVAQAREAELRQKITTAAGQSSADNESQVRLRELDQQAQALSTLYQTFLSRYQEASQQQSFPVGKVRIISDANMPLAASSPRTIRVLALSLVLGLMLGAGFGGLNEFNERFFRTGEDVRDRVGLKFLGYLPTIGGGRAKEAKPDDLPADGKVTSLSAAEKRARMRVSLDAPASMFAETLRNAKIAFDVVMEDKDSRVIGVVSVLPGEGKSTVAANLAGLLAANGAKTLLIDGDLRNPGLSRSLGMETEQGLMEAVVSGQTWQSVGKVDRQTKLAIIPAVLRGQFSHTSELLGSAGMRRFIENARETFEYIIVDLPPLGPVVDAKAFAPLVDGFVLVTEWGRTPRAMIRSMLEQEPYIADKIVGAVLNKVELKKLAKYGSLGASEKFFDRYSSYYLEKSESRSKQAA
- a CDS encoding NmrA/HSCARG family protein, with translation MSQADTSKPLITVVGASSKQGRSVANSLLDSGRYRVRALTRRLDSQPAQALAKKGAEVVVAPLELGRQAELAEAMKGSAGAFLMTPPIVKVPPAEPELDLGKELADAAVAAGVEQVVFSGLENVEAITGGTKWAPHFTDKAKVEDYIRGLPVRSSFVYLAFYYTNFLEYYVPRGGEDGITFAIYLPPDIPMPFCDPLTAAGPAVREIFDHPARYAGEVLPVIGEFISAQQMVDTFVRVTGKRARYASAYSREDLLRHFPSFAGNEHLVRELVGMVEYAVEYGYYAPERDLTWSRRIDPDAVTWEQFLKRSKWEGDLLSFGAAADAELAPT
- a CDS encoding metallophosphoesterase family protein; the protein is MDMRDTVVYAIGDVHGCLDELRALEQKILLDALQFRGRKIIIMLGDYIDRGPQSRRVIEHLMAPPPKGFLRVCLAGNHEVAMLNYLDGYLSRDPWLAVGGRETLYSYGIDPAHLANLYASGEEVDERIRETIPASHVAFLRTLPVMVCSEQFVFVHAGIRPGIALEEQDEADLLNIRSDFLAAAHHLDRWVVHGHTIVDVPTLEGRRLGIDTGAFQSGRLTALRIVGKYGRLLSSRD
- a CDS encoding acyltransferase, with the protein product MAQHKTTFGGVDILRFLAAVMVMFYHYGFWVWAFPGGVSARSTGGIPPHPEMAFVGSGWVGVQVFFVISGFVIAFSAENSTPLKFFEARVRRLAPAVWVCAPISAIVLLMVGLSWPTDAVVRLARTALFVPFEPWVDSVYWTLGIEIAFYAIVWILLRLGRFDLMEAVAVVIGLVSTLFWCLYFAFGWTDLAETRWLQLALVHHGAFFAVGVLIWLMRFKAVTVPRLCFSALFLAGGVLQIISSVDVHSIKVEATMPYAPPIIVFLAAVALMAWSLRLDLSWRGWRRIGLMTYPLYLIHDVVGAAMLGVLVRVGVPYLVSIPIVGAAMIAASWLVAAEAEPRIRLLLDHTLFRYRLKAA